In a single window of the Cuculus canorus isolate bCucCan1 chromosome 25, bCucCan1.pri, whole genome shotgun sequence genome:
- the LOC128854582 gene encoding olfactory receptor 6F1-like isoform X2, translated as MVQEEMSPGSFPLAEPMDLDIWEDMENGTSVEEFILLGFQGTWHFRVSLAVLFALIYSLTIMGNTSIIALVWTTRKLQTPMYFFLCNLSFLEIWYTTGVVPKAIGVLLGTSQTISFRVCILQLFFLLSLGSTECFLLSVMAYDRYLAVCCPLRYSSLMSRGLSARLVLGSWLGGFLAISLLAFLTSRLTFCGPDVINHFLCDIDSCLALSCSDTWPVELASFLVSIVVVVASCVGTLVSYTFIISSILRIQSAHGRKKAFSTCSAHLGVVTIWYGSTVFLYVKPSAQNSLERNKLVNTFNTVITPLLNPFIYTLRNREVKEALVRAFQRK; from the exons ATGGTGCAGGAAGAGATGTCACCTGGATCATTTCCTTTGGCTGAGCCG ATGGACCTGGACATATGGGAGGACATGGAAAATGGGACGAGTGTGGAAGAGTTCATCCTTCTTGGCTTCCAAGGCACGTGGCATTTCCGGGTCTCCCTTGCGGTGCTATTTGCCCTGATCTACTCCCTGACAATAATGGGCAACACATCCATCATAGCCCTCGTGTGGACAACCAGGAAACTCCAGACGCCAATgtactttttcctctgcaatcTCTCCTTTCTGGAGATCTGGTACACTACGGGCGTTGTTCCCAAAGCCATAGGAGTCCTGCTGGGAACAAGCCAGACCATCTCCTTCCGTGTCTGCATCCTCCagttattctttcttctctccctggGCTCCACTGAGTGTTTTCTCCTGTCTGTCATGGCCTATGACCGCTACTTAGCCGTGTGCTGCCCCCTGAGGTACAGCTCCCTCATGAGCAGGGGCCTCTCTGCTCGCCTGGTGCTCGGCTCCTGGCTGGGAGGCTTTCTGGCCATCTCCCTgctggccttcctgacctccaGGCTGACGTTCTGTGGGCCGGATGTCATCAATCATTTTCTCTGTGATATCGATTCCTGCCTCGCCCTCTCTTGCAGTGACACGTGGCCCGTGGAGCTGGCAAGCTTCCTAGTCTCCATCGTTGTTGTGGTGGCCTCCTGTGTGGGCACCCTGGTCTCCTATACGTTCATCATCTCTTCCATCCTGAGAATCCAGTCAGCCCATGGCCGCAAAAAGGCCTTTTCCACTTGCTCTGCCCATCTCGGTGTCGTCACGATCTGGTATGGCTCCACCGTCTTCCTGTATGTCAAGCCATCAGCCCAGAACTCCCTGGAGCGGAACAAACTCGTCAATACCTTCAACACAGTTATAACTCCTCTGTTGAACCCCTTCATTTACACACTCAGGAACAGAGAAGTGAAGGAAGCTCTGGTGCGCGCTTTCCAGAGAAAGTGA
- the LOC128854604 gene encoding feather keratin Cos1-2-like encodes MSCCNPCQPCQPCGPCPLASSCNECCVRQCQSSTIAIQPSPVVVTLPGPILSSFPQNTVVGSSTSAAVGSILSSQGVPISSGGLDLSGIAGRYCGRRYRL; translated from the coding sequence atgtcctgctgcaacccgtgccagccctgccagccctgcggcccgtgcccactggccagcagctgcaacGAGTGCTGTGTCCGGCAGTGCCAGAGCTCCACCATCGCCATCCAGCCCTCTcccgtggtggtgaccctgcccggacccatcctcagctccttcccacagaacacCGTTGTGGGCTCCTCCACCtccgctgctgttggcagcatcctcagctctcAGGGAGTGCCCATCAGCTCCGGGGGCCTTGACCTCTCTGGCATTGCCGGACGCTACTGTGGCAGGAGGTACCGCCTGTGA
- the LOC128854582 gene encoding olfactory receptor 6F1-like isoform X1 — translation MFSLSQVDPGFTWRMVQEEMSPGSFPLAEPMDLDIWEDMENGTSVEEFILLGFQGTWHFRVSLAVLFALIYSLTIMGNTSIIALVWTTRKLQTPMYFFLCNLSFLEIWYTTGVVPKAIGVLLGTSQTISFRVCILQLFFLLSLGSTECFLLSVMAYDRYLAVCCPLRYSSLMSRGLSARLVLGSWLGGFLAISLLAFLTSRLTFCGPDVINHFLCDIDSCLALSCSDTWPVELASFLVSIVVVVASCVGTLVSYTFIISSILRIQSAHGRKKAFSTCSAHLGVVTIWYGSTVFLYVKPSAQNSLERNKLVNTFNTVITPLLNPFIYTLRNREVKEALVRAFQRK, via the exons ATGTTTTCCCTCAGCCAAGTGGACCCTGGCTTCACCTGGAGGATGGTGCAGGAAGAGATGTCACCTGGATCATTTCCTTTGGCTGAGCCG ATGGACCTGGACATATGGGAGGACATGGAAAATGGGACGAGTGTGGAAGAGTTCATCCTTCTTGGCTTCCAAGGCACGTGGCATTTCCGGGTCTCCCTTGCGGTGCTATTTGCCCTGATCTACTCCCTGACAATAATGGGCAACACATCCATCATAGCCCTCGTGTGGACAACCAGGAAACTCCAGACGCCAATgtactttttcctctgcaatcTCTCCTTTCTGGAGATCTGGTACACTACGGGCGTTGTTCCCAAAGCCATAGGAGTCCTGCTGGGAACAAGCCAGACCATCTCCTTCCGTGTCTGCATCCTCCagttattctttcttctctccctggGCTCCACTGAGTGTTTTCTCCTGTCTGTCATGGCCTATGACCGCTACTTAGCCGTGTGCTGCCCCCTGAGGTACAGCTCCCTCATGAGCAGGGGCCTCTCTGCTCGCCTGGTGCTCGGCTCCTGGCTGGGAGGCTTTCTGGCCATCTCCCTgctggccttcctgacctccaGGCTGACGTTCTGTGGGCCGGATGTCATCAATCATTTTCTCTGTGATATCGATTCCTGCCTCGCCCTCTCTTGCAGTGACACGTGGCCCGTGGAGCTGGCAAGCTTCCTAGTCTCCATCGTTGTTGTGGTGGCCTCCTGTGTGGGCACCCTGGTCTCCTATACGTTCATCATCTCTTCCATCCTGAGAATCCAGTCAGCCCATGGCCGCAAAAAGGCCTTTTCCACTTGCTCTGCCCATCTCGGTGTCGTCACGATCTGGTATGGCTCCACCGTCTTCCTGTATGTCAAGCCATCAGCCCAGAACTCCCTGGAGCGGAACAAACTCGTCAATACCTTCAACACAGTTATAACTCCTCTGTTGAACCCCTTCATTTACACACTCAGGAACAGAGAAGTGAAGGAAGCTCTGGTGCGCGCTTTCCAGAGAAAGTGA